GGATGAGATTATCAAAGGATTCATCACTACTATCAAAGTTACTTCTCAGTCCCAGGTAGTAGACATATTCACCAAACCCCTGTGTATTAATTTTTTCTACTTGCTTGTGTCAAGCTGATGTGTACTAGAAATTTCCTGTGCAGAAGTTAATATCCTTTCATATTATTTGAAaaactacttttttttttaaaaaaaaaattatttttttttaataaaagtttaattcgATATAACTTCATTATCATTTTAAAAGCAAATAGCAAACTCAAATTTAGattaaagttttttaaattttttttgtatttagcTATTTATTCATCTATTTGTTATTTAGCCTATgagtttttcaaatttaaaagttattaaatataatttaacgttgaaaaataataaaaaaaaacatgtagTATTTATTTTGAGTAATTTCTTGATAATCCAAGTGGTGATTGCCTGTCTGCCTCTCTTAAGCTGACTTGGTCCCCGATATTATGATCCACTTAATATAAAGACCCTAGAAAAAGTTGTTATTATCATGTTGCTGGTGATTTAATTAAGATCATTATTGATGACAAATGAGTTCCGGATTATTTAATCCAAACTCATTGAATCCTAGAGCATCAATCTCCTCAATAGAAACCTACTCTAGTCCTTGTTTTAGACGACTTATTAGGAATCCGAttgatgtaaaataaaattattatttttataaattttttagatattttttaactatataTGTTACTAAATTACAAATGTAATTatgtaaaataaagtttttgttattttatgttTACTAGGAGTCCaattaatctaaaataaaattaattttcataattttatcctTATGATTCATTGgctgagtttttttttcttttaattgtaaaatatttcttttttatattttatgcttATTTAGAATTCAGTTAATATAactatgtaattttattatatagatttttttttataatttcattctttctaggaaaaaaattaatataaaatagtccatgaacaattttatttatttatttatgattccattgaattttaatttgaaataataaatttgaaattaaataattttaattaaatcaatatatTTATGAGACAACTCGCTAAGTATAAGCATATAATTATTGAGTTTAAAAAAGTTTGAAtatctataaaatttaatttaatttatttattaaataaatcttaTATTTAGGTtgaacttaactcttttaataaataaatcgagtctagttaaatttttattatctgaattttaaataatttaggacaatttactttatttatctctctaattttaatttctgatacgatattattttaatatctgATATGATATTAttggaatttaaatattttaaaataataaatttaggaACAGATGTAGTCTACCCATTAGCtatgaaagaaaattattatttttaattttatagcaaaaatactatttattctATTGTTATTTAAGAAAACTACTATTCAGTATTtatgatttaataaaattaatttttcattttttcattttaaaagacacgataaattattttaattttttaaaattgttccatttcaaaaaaaaaaaaaaatcttttaaaattgttaACTATTTTGTCATCCCTTCCATTGTAGAAGCTAGatagttataattttaaaattagaatcaCTGAAATTTATTTGTCattccttcttttatttttacttattgCATACAatattacatttattttattaatctacaATTTCAACATTCGTATATTGTAGATTAATTCTATGTTAAGTTTTTTAAGATTATAGAAAAATTCTCTTTAATTCTATGTTAAGTTTTTTAagattgtataaatataataagcaatttaaatttttaaaatcatatacaTAAGCATAAATAATGTGCtaaatgtttattttaattataagtttAAATCATGacataagtaaaaaataaaattataaagagtaATTGAATTATATAGTATAGTATCTATATAAACTTGCAGTTAGGGCAAAACCATCAATATACTTAACATTCAATTAGTAGATTTCAGTAAGGAAGAAAGATGGAGAGGAGAATGGATCAGGAAATATGTCCACCAGGTAATTAAACCTTTAGTACTTATCTGCAAGTcctctttttttaaattatatatataagcaTATGAAagttcttttaaattaattttttttttaattcatgaaTTATTACTATcgatcattaaatttttttaactttcttAGGTAAGTGGGCATGGCCGGAGCTTGTCGGGAAAGACGGAAAAGTTGCAGCAGCTATCATAGAGAAGGAGAACAAAAATGTGCGTGCTATTGTGGTGAGCGTAAATGCCCCTAGAGATGTGATGCAGTTGTGCCACAGAGTCAGGGTTGTTGTGGATGAAAATGGAAAAGTCGTTCGAACTCCTATTATTGGTTAAACCATAAATATCATTTATTATCTTAAATAAACAGTCTCAGTACTGAGACTTGGAgaataaataattgaattctATGAGTTCATGTTCCTTATGT
The sequence above is a segment of the Manihot esculenta cultivar AM560-2 chromosome 5, M.esculenta_v8, whole genome shotgun sequence genome. Coding sequences within it:
- the LOC110607771 gene encoding glu S.griseus protease inhibitor-like codes for the protein MERRMDQEICPPGKWAWPELVGKDGKVAAAIIEKENKNVRAIVVSVNAPRDVMQLCHRVRVVVDENGKVVRTPIIG